In Niallia sp. FSL W8-0635, one genomic interval encodes:
- a CDS encoding four-helix bundle copper-binding protein, with protein sequence MLIEKEQVLIKSLQECMIVCNHCLNECLAEENNAPMIDCIHTNRECIQFCSYLEQAIIRKSPYAKEFAEICLSVCEDCARECEKHEHRHCQYCAEICRECASACKTFLEA encoded by the coding sequence ATGCTTATTGAAAAAGAACAAGTACTAATAAAATCCTTGCAGGAATGTATGATAGTTTGTAACCACTGCTTAAATGAATGCTTAGCAGAAGAAAATAATGCACCAATGATAGATTGCATTCATACGAATAGGGAATGTATTCAATTTTGTAGTTATTTAGAACAAGCTATCATTAGAAAATCTCCATACGCTAAAGAGTTTGCAGAAATTTGTCTCTCTGTTTGTGAGGATTGTGCCCGTGAATGTGAAAAGCATGAACATCGTCACTGTCAATACTGTGCAGAAATTTGTAGGGAATGTGCAAGTGCTTGTAAAACATTTTTAGAAGCATAA
- a CDS encoding potassium channel family protein encodes MPNSILSRFLRLPLSIRVLTISLSIIILFGFFITWIEPETFPTLFEGVWWAIITTSTVGYGDYAPITILGRITGMLLILSGVGFLSTYLVTLATAAVAKQNAYLEGKTTYKGQNHLIIIGWNERSKLMIHSIIKDKENIPVTLIDESLATNPVPEMIHFVKGNSNLDSVLFKANIMTANKVIITADQNKEELQADMHSILTLLAIKGLNPTVPCIVEILTAEQVQNAKRAGADEIIETNSLTSFVMHNSLNSQDTMIAFLELLNQLKDKKLQFIPLKNINEELVDYLTLNNYLLANGKLLLGVKRGGSSYLNPNPSFVFEEKDELIIIT; translated from the coding sequence TTGCCTAATTCCATACTTTCTAGATTCTTAAGATTACCATTAAGTATACGTGTATTAACCATTTCTCTTTCTATTATTATCCTATTCGGATTCTTTATCACTTGGATTGAACCAGAAACATTTCCCACTTTATTTGAAGGAGTCTGGTGGGCAATTATTACAACCTCTACAGTAGGATATGGCGATTATGCTCCCATTACGATTTTGGGAAGAATAACTGGCATGTTATTAATTTTATCTGGGGTAGGATTCCTATCTACTTATTTAGTGACATTAGCAACAGCTGCTGTAGCAAAACAAAATGCCTATCTTGAAGGAAAAACTACTTATAAAGGACAAAACCATTTGATAATCATCGGTTGGAATGAACGTTCAAAGCTAATGATCCACTCCATTATTAAAGATAAAGAAAATATTCCAGTTACCTTAATTGATGAATCCTTAGCAACTAATCCAGTGCCTGAAATGATTCATTTTGTTAAAGGAAACTCTAATTTAGACAGCGTTTTGTTTAAGGCGAATATAATGACTGCAAATAAGGTTATTATAACAGCCGATCAAAACAAAGAAGAGTTGCAAGCAGATATGCATTCGATTTTAACTTTACTCGCAATAAAAGGGTTGAATCCTACTGTCCCTTGTATCGTTGAAATACTGACAGCAGAACAAGTACAGAATGCGAAAAGAGCTGGAGCTGATGAAATTATTGAGACAAATAGTCTTACAAGCTTCGTTATGCATAATAGCTTAAATTCACAAGATACGATGATTGCATTTCTAGAACTTTTAAATCAACTAAAGGATAAAAAGCTCCAATTTATTCCTCTAAAAAATATAAACGAAGAATTAGTAGATTATTTGACATTGAACAATTATTTATTAGCAAATGGTAAGTTATTATTAGGAGTGAAAAGAGGGGGATCTAGTTATCTGAATCCTAACCCTTCCTTTGTATTTGAAGAAAAGGATGAATTGATTATTATTACTTAA
- the ribD gene encoding bifunctional diaminohydroxyphosphoribosylaminopyrimidine deaminase/5-amino-6-(5-phosphoribosylamino)uracil reductase RibD, protein MKHDQDYMRMALELAESALGKTNPNPVVGAVIVKDGVIVGTGLHRKAGEPHAEVHAFNMAGDHAKDATLYVTLEPCSHYGKTPPCALLVKNSGVKRVVVATEDPNPQVAGRGIGILREAGIEVEVGILKKEAQQLNERFIHNMIHETPFVISKVAMTLDGKIATYTGHSQWITGEAARKEVHVLRNKVDGILIGVGTVLADNPKLTTRLDGPSKNPIRIILDTNLRTPLDAHITNCKEAQTIIVTASNIDSEKAIALKGMGVDLLAIPSINGKLDLNNALQQLYKLGITDILLEGGSEVNASFMREGLIHKYLVYIAPKIVGGIHSYTPFRGENIEKVDEAVPLRFEKTEWVGEDIKITAYPNRNA, encoded by the coding sequence ATGAAGCATGATCAAGATTATATGAGAATGGCATTGGAACTTGCAGAATCAGCCCTTGGAAAGACAAATCCTAATCCAGTAGTAGGTGCTGTAATAGTAAAGGATGGAGTAATTGTCGGCACAGGTCTTCATCGTAAGGCTGGAGAGCCACATGCTGAAGTTCATGCTTTTAACATGGCAGGAGACCATGCAAAAGATGCAACGCTTTATGTTACATTAGAGCCTTGTTCGCACTATGGCAAAACACCTCCTTGTGCACTGCTGGTTAAAAATTCAGGAGTAAAGAGAGTGGTTGTTGCAACAGAAGATCCTAATCCTCAAGTTGCTGGTCGAGGGATTGGTATCTTAAGAGAAGCAGGAATAGAAGTGGAAGTTGGTATTTTAAAAAAAGAGGCACAGCAATTAAATGAGCGTTTTATTCATAATATGATACATGAAACGCCTTTTGTAATTTCGAAAGTTGCAATGACCTTGGATGGGAAAATTGCCACATATACTGGTCATAGTCAATGGATAACCGGGGAAGCAGCAAGAAAAGAAGTGCATGTTTTACGAAACAAAGTAGATGGTATTTTAATTGGTGTTGGAACAGTGTTAGCAGACAATCCAAAATTGACAACCCGATTAGATGGACCATCAAAAAATCCTATTCGAATTATATTGGACACGAATTTACGAACCCCTTTAGATGCTCATATAACAAATTGTAAAGAGGCACAAACGATAATTGTTACGGCTTCAAATATTGATTCGGAGAAAGCAATTGCATTAAAAGGAATGGGAGTAGATTTGTTAGCTATCCCTTCCATTAATGGAAAATTAGATTTAAATAATGCTTTACAACAATTATATAAGCTAGGAATTACTGATATTCTTCTCGAAGGTGGAAGTGAGGTAAATGCAAGCTTTATGCGCGAGGGTTTAATTCATAAGTATCTAGTATATATTGCTCCTAAAATAGTAGGCGGTATTCATTCCTATACGCCATTTAGAGGCGAAAATATTGAAAAAGTAGATGAGGCGGTTCCGTTACGTTTTGAAAAGACTGAGTGGGTAGGAGAAGATATTAAAATAACTGCTTATCCTAATAGGAATGCATAG
- a CDS encoding TetR/AcrR family transcriptional regulator, whose amino-acid sequence MKEKEKIIIDSAIKFFAQKGFSSTSVQEIASDCGISKGAFYLYFKSKESLLYKILQYYYDELIKTFEEISLKSIPARDKYMEQLTFMFNHALKHKEFIIMQSKEQAIPLNSSIKDLLVQMQSEMQNYNLKGLHAIYGEEKKNYLLDLLMIQEGLVHSFLKIVILESSNISTKDISHYLLKRLDSIITDMEANDEPPLFTNDFLKHIIKKPKINFIEDSYQHLLDAVTSIQRKTEYISHKQEIEVTIEVLMTEIHADEPRVPIIKGMLSNLNGYEDLKEEQKTIAEFYHIAL is encoded by the coding sequence GTGAAAGAAAAAGAAAAAATAATTATTGATTCAGCCATTAAGTTTTTTGCTCAAAAGGGTTTTTCTTCAACATCTGTACAAGAAATTGCAAGCGATTGTGGTATATCGAAAGGCGCATTTTATTTATACTTCAAGTCAAAAGAGTCACTTCTTTATAAAATCTTGCAATATTACTACGATGAATTAATCAAAACCTTTGAGGAAATCAGTCTAAAATCTATCCCAGCTAGAGATAAATACATGGAACAGCTTACCTTTATGTTCAATCACGCCTTAAAGCATAAAGAATTTATCATCATGCAATCCAAAGAACAGGCAATCCCATTAAATAGCTCTATTAAAGATTTATTAGTACAAATGCAATCAGAAATGCAAAATTATAATCTTAAGGGTCTCCATGCAATTTATGGAGAAGAAAAGAAGAATTATCTTTTAGACCTTCTGATGATACAAGAAGGACTTGTTCATTCTTTTTTGAAGATAGTAATTTTAGAATCATCTAATATTTCAACGAAAGATATTTCTCATTATCTTTTAAAAAGATTAGATTCCATTATAACGGATATGGAAGCAAATGACGAGCCACCTCTCTTTACCAATGATTTTCTTAAACATATTATTAAAAAGCCTAAAATCAACTTTATAGAAGATAGCTATCAACACCTATTAGATGCTGTTACTTCTATCCAAAGGAAAACCGAGTATATTTCTCATAAACAAGAGATCGAGGTAACAATAGAGGTATTAATGACAGAAATCCATGCCGATGAGCCAAGAGTACCTATTATTAAGGGAATGCTTTCTAATTTGAACGGTTATGAAGACTTGAAGGAAGAACAAAAAACAATTGCTGAATTTTATCATATCGCACTGTAA
- a CDS encoding GTP cyclohydrolase II has product MDQNIMDLLQNKMEIIAFNEEQNLSLVGPVKLPVQLDDQVVTFQWYTWLPINKNQTKEEVLRSLPSLDLADYQQSSVLVYGDFSNEENALIRMHSICHTGDIFGSKRCDCGYQLRESMRMIVENGSGALFYLANHEGRGIGLFTKSLAYLLQENGLDTVEANIALDFPDDMRSYEAPIKVLQSLRQKPVKLITNNPKKLEALKKLGLTAEENVPLWGDVSSFNENYLKTKVNKSGHIPLKNTVTI; this is encoded by the coding sequence ATGGATCAAAATATTATGGATCTTCTTCAAAATAAAATGGAAATAATCGCATTTAACGAAGAGCAAAATTTAAGTTTAGTTGGTCCAGTTAAGCTGCCGGTTCAATTGGACGATCAAGTAGTTACCTTTCAGTGGTATACGTGGTTACCAATAAATAAAAATCAAACGAAAGAAGAAGTTCTACGTTCGTTACCGTCTTTAGATCTAGCTGATTATCAGCAATCCTCTGTTCTAGTATACGGAGACTTTTCTAATGAAGAAAATGCTTTAATTCGTATGCATAGCATATGTCATACAGGTGACATTTTTGGAAGTAAAAGATGTGATTGTGGTTATCAATTAAGAGAATCGATGCGAATGATAGTAGAAAACGGAAGTGGCGCACTCTTCTATTTAGCAAATCATGAAGGAAGAGGCATTGGGTTATTTACAAAATCCCTAGCGTATCTTTTGCAAGAAAATGGCCTTGATACCGTTGAGGCAAATATTGCTCTTGATTTTCCAGATGATATGAGAAGTTATGAAGCTCCTATAAAAGTACTTCAATCTCTTCGTCAAAAACCGGTGAAATTAATTACGAATAATCCGAAAAAATTGGAGGCACTTAAGAAACTTGGGCTCACAGCAGAAGAAAATGTTCCCTTATGGGGAGATGTTTCATCCTTTAATGAGAATTATTTAAAGACGAAAGTGAATAAATCTGGTCATATTCCTTTGAAAAATACAGTGACCATTTAA